The following proteins come from a genomic window of Chanos chanos chromosome 15, fChaCha1.1, whole genome shotgun sequence:
- the proser1 gene encoding proline and serine-rich protein 1 isoform X1, which translates to MDKKSFDIVLDEIRKCVLTDQRIKAIEQVHGYFTSEQVIDILKYFSWAEPQIKAVKALQHKMVAIPTTKVANILNTFTFSKDKLIVLELIALNISDAQNYRPVEDLFRVHLSEKKRARRILEQVCKVGCKAPVAMISSCGMIPGNPYPKGKPSQVTGSFPGISAKKDGEEMNAEGKGIASRIIGPSKPAPSTYNPHRPVPYPIPPCRPHPTIAPSAYNNAGLVSLGGVITASIPPPPYTATPKSAAYARPASQQNPSSNASTTPTLSPHGSNPSTPVTSQPSAQPQPTTPITPVFPGLVPSQNPVAPSPTPSPAPAQSPSVIKGPPMPAGSPHVAPNPSGQTTPVPPPFPGMPPSGTPTPTVIKAQTPSSTPCGTPVPCTRFSPSPFPGASRSGTSSGAPTPTPRGVTDPLPSQAMSVGAPPYKGLPPSSESQLAPPYPGGPSQSLNQSTSVIRSYTPSGSSGLPPGNSTPGMQGHGGLPTRVIPSPKPPAQQSMGSSTGTFHNEQALSSVSRPGGNSGTNSPVPSAFKGPSRSGTPSLSSLVMPNSAPLARSLGLSHTSGSPQTSLPSQASIGGLQGLPPNLATQPGGSPVPPFPGISPFPSLSSSSAFPSGQAASSVPSMAPAAGPLPPSSSVFSGLVNTGASSPSPFSLGLTTAPSIFPGLPPGPSPAFPSFGSSGPPAAGSPVLSSFMGLPGTSSSVATVATLPAAAVAAAAAAGVPSSSPVLPGFASAFSSNFNPTLVGQAGLSSGLQAPSGATFPGLLSFPGMPGFSPSPSPAALSGLHNPAVQSALLQAHTASALESYPPQPNGFTNYPPAPGSTFPLQPGLHPQLGWQ; encoded by the exons ATGGACAAAAAATCATTTGACATCGTCTTGGACGAAATCAGAAAG TGTGTTTTGACAGATCAGCGGATCAAAGCTATTGAACAGGTGCATGGGTACTTCACTAGTGAACAG GTGATTGACATACTCAAGTACTTCTCCTGGGCGGAGCCGCAGATAAAGGCAGTAAAGGCACTGCAACAT aaaATGGTTGCTATCCCCACAACCAAAGTAGCCAACATCCTCAACACCTTCACATTTTCAAAGGACAAACTGATTGTTTTGGAACTAATTGCACT AAATATATCTGATGCACAGAACTACCGCCCTGTTGAGGATTTGTTCCGCGTTCATCTGTCTGAGAAGAAACGGGCCAGAAGAATTCTGGAACAG GTTTGTAAGGTTGGATGTAAAGCCCCCGTGGCGATGATCTCCTCATGCGGAATGATTCCCGGAAATCCTTACCCGAAAGGAAAACCAAGCCAAGTGACTGGCTCCTTCCCT GGAATCTCTGCAAAAAAAGACGGCGAAGAGATGAACGCGGAAGGCAAAGGAATTGCTTCTCGAATCATTGGACCAAGCAAGCcg gctCCATCCACTTACAATCCTCACAGGCCAGTGCCTTACCCTATTCCGCCATGCCGACCACATCCTACCATTGCTCCGA GTGCGTACAACAATGCAGGATTGGTGTCTTTAGGAGGGGTCATTACTGCCAGCATACCCCCTCCACCATACACTGCCACTCCAAAGTCAGCAG cttACGCTCGACCTGCCAGTCAACAAAACCCCTCCTCCAATGCCTCTACCACACCCACATTGTCACCGCACGGTTCCAACCCTTCGACACCAGTAACCTCTCAACCTTCCGCTCAGCCGCAACCCACCACTCCCATCACCCCTGTTTTCCCTGGTCTGGTTCCCTCCCAAAATCCAGTAGCACCCTCTCCTACCCCTTCCCCAGCTCCTGCCCAATCTCCCTCTGTGATTAAGGGCCCCCCAATGCCTGCTGGTTCTCCACATGTAGCTCCTAACCCTAGCGGCCAAACCACGCCTGTTCCCCCACCATTTCCAGGGATGCCTCCATCCGGCACACCCACCCCTACAGTCATTAAGGCTCAGACTCCTTCCAGCACTCCCTGCGGGACTCCTGTTCCTTGCACCCGCTTCTCCCCTTCCCCTTTTCCCGGAGCGTCCCGCTCAGGTACCTCGTCGGGAGCTCCCACTCCCACCCCGAGAGGAGTGACGGACCCTTTGCCCTCTCAGGCAATGTCTGTTGGCGCTCCTCCGTATAAGGGTCTCCCCCCTTCCTCCGAATCTCAGCTGGCTCCCCCTTACCCTGGAGGACCTTCGCAATCCCTCAATCAGTCTACGTCCGTGATCCGTAGCTACACCCCCTCAGGTTCCTCTGGCCTGCCGCCCGGAAACTCCACTCCCGGCATGCAAGGCCACGGTGGCCTTCCGACCAGAGTGATCCCCAGCCCCAAGCCTCCTGCGCAGCAAAGTATGGGTAGTTCCACAGGGACCTTTCACAACGAACAGGCCCTGAGCTCTGTTTCACGTCCCGGGGGAAACAGCGGCACCAACAGCCCAGTCCCCTCTGCATTCAAAGGCCCTTCCCGCTCTggcactccctctctcagctctctggTGATGCCGAACTCTGCTCCTCTCGCCCGCTCTCTGGGCTTGAGCCACACCTCGGGCTCCCCTCAGACTTCCCTGCCAAGTCAGGCATCCATTGGTGGGCTCCAAGGTCTTCCCCCTAACCTGGCCACCCAGCCCGGAGGCAGCCCTGTCCCACCGTTTCCAGGAATTTCCCCGTTCCCgtccctctcttcttcctctgctttcCCCAGTGGTCAGGCAGCTTCCTCTGTCCCTTCCATGGCCCCTGCTGCTGGGCCGCTGCCCCcgtcttcctctgtcttctcagGCCTTGTCAACACAGGTGCCTCTTCCCCATCCCCCTTCAGCCTTGGACTGACCACTGCCCCCTCCATATTCCCTGGCTTGCCCCCAGGGCCTAGCCCTGCCTTCCCAAGTTTCGGAAGCTCTGGCCCTCCTGCGGCAGGCAGCCCAGTTCTCTCCTCCTTTATGGGACTCCCCGGCACCTCCTCGTCCGTGGCCACAGTGGCCACTCTCCCGGCGGCAGCAGTGGCAGCGGCTGCAGCAGCAGGAGTACCTTCCTCCTCTCCGGTGTTGCCTGGCTTTGCCTCAGCTTTTAGCTCCAACTTCAACCCTACTCTTGTGGGACAAGCAGG GCTGAGTAGTGGTCTTCAGGCCCCGAGCGGGGCTACGTTTCCCGGGCTGCTGTCATTTCCAGGCATGCCTGGCTTCTCTCCAAGCCCCTCTCCTGCAGCTCTGTCTGGTCTCCACAATCCAGCTGTGCAATCTGCTCTGCTTCAG GCTCACACAGCCTCAGCTTTGGAGAGTTACCCTCCTCAACCTAACGGATTCACCAACTACCCACCTGCCCCAGGATCCACGTTCCCCCTACAGCCCGGCCTGCACCCTCAGCTGGGCTGGCAGTGA
- the proser1 gene encoding proline and serine-rich protein 1 isoform X2 — MDKKSFDIVLDEIRKCVLTDQRIKAIEQVHGYFTSEQVIDILKYFSWAEPQIKAVKALQHKMVAIPTTKVANILNTFTFSKDKLIVLELIALNISDAQNYRPVEDLFRVHLSEKKRARRILEQVCKVGCKAPVAMISSCGMIPGNPYPKGKPSQVTGSFPGISAKKDGEEMNAEGKGIASRIIGPSKPAPSTYNPHRPVPYPIPPCRPHPTIAPTYARPASQQNPSSNASTTPTLSPHGSNPSTPVTSQPSAQPQPTTPITPVFPGLVPSQNPVAPSPTPSPAPAQSPSVIKGPPMPAGSPHVAPNPSGQTTPVPPPFPGMPPSGTPTPTVIKAQTPSSTPCGTPVPCTRFSPSPFPGASRSGTSSGAPTPTPRGVTDPLPSQAMSVGAPPYKGLPPSSESQLAPPYPGGPSQSLNQSTSVIRSYTPSGSSGLPPGNSTPGMQGHGGLPTRVIPSPKPPAQQSMGSSTGTFHNEQALSSVSRPGGNSGTNSPVPSAFKGPSRSGTPSLSSLVMPNSAPLARSLGLSHTSGSPQTSLPSQASIGGLQGLPPNLATQPGGSPVPPFPGISPFPSLSSSSAFPSGQAASSVPSMAPAAGPLPPSSSVFSGLVNTGASSPSPFSLGLTTAPSIFPGLPPGPSPAFPSFGSSGPPAAGSPVLSSFMGLPGTSSSVATVATLPAAAVAAAAAAGVPSSSPVLPGFASAFSSNFNPTLVGQAGLSSGLQAPSGATFPGLLSFPGMPGFSPSPSPAALSGLHNPAVQSALLQAHTASALESYPPQPNGFTNYPPAPGSTFPLQPGLHPQLGWQ, encoded by the exons ATGGACAAAAAATCATTTGACATCGTCTTGGACGAAATCAGAAAG TGTGTTTTGACAGATCAGCGGATCAAAGCTATTGAACAGGTGCATGGGTACTTCACTAGTGAACAG GTGATTGACATACTCAAGTACTTCTCCTGGGCGGAGCCGCAGATAAAGGCAGTAAAGGCACTGCAACAT aaaATGGTTGCTATCCCCACAACCAAAGTAGCCAACATCCTCAACACCTTCACATTTTCAAAGGACAAACTGATTGTTTTGGAACTAATTGCACT AAATATATCTGATGCACAGAACTACCGCCCTGTTGAGGATTTGTTCCGCGTTCATCTGTCTGAGAAGAAACGGGCCAGAAGAATTCTGGAACAG GTTTGTAAGGTTGGATGTAAAGCCCCCGTGGCGATGATCTCCTCATGCGGAATGATTCCCGGAAATCCTTACCCGAAAGGAAAACCAAGCCAAGTGACTGGCTCCTTCCCT GGAATCTCTGCAAAAAAAGACGGCGAAGAGATGAACGCGGAAGGCAAAGGAATTGCTTCTCGAATCATTGGACCAAGCAAGCcg gctCCATCCACTTACAATCCTCACAGGCCAGTGCCTTACCCTATTCCGCCATGCCGACCACATCCTACCATTGCTCCGA cttACGCTCGACCTGCCAGTCAACAAAACCCCTCCTCCAATGCCTCTACCACACCCACATTGTCACCGCACGGTTCCAACCCTTCGACACCAGTAACCTCTCAACCTTCCGCTCAGCCGCAACCCACCACTCCCATCACCCCTGTTTTCCCTGGTCTGGTTCCCTCCCAAAATCCAGTAGCACCCTCTCCTACCCCTTCCCCAGCTCCTGCCCAATCTCCCTCTGTGATTAAGGGCCCCCCAATGCCTGCTGGTTCTCCACATGTAGCTCCTAACCCTAGCGGCCAAACCACGCCTGTTCCCCCACCATTTCCAGGGATGCCTCCATCCGGCACACCCACCCCTACAGTCATTAAGGCTCAGACTCCTTCCAGCACTCCCTGCGGGACTCCTGTTCCTTGCACCCGCTTCTCCCCTTCCCCTTTTCCCGGAGCGTCCCGCTCAGGTACCTCGTCGGGAGCTCCCACTCCCACCCCGAGAGGAGTGACGGACCCTTTGCCCTCTCAGGCAATGTCTGTTGGCGCTCCTCCGTATAAGGGTCTCCCCCCTTCCTCCGAATCTCAGCTGGCTCCCCCTTACCCTGGAGGACCTTCGCAATCCCTCAATCAGTCTACGTCCGTGATCCGTAGCTACACCCCCTCAGGTTCCTCTGGCCTGCCGCCCGGAAACTCCACTCCCGGCATGCAAGGCCACGGTGGCCTTCCGACCAGAGTGATCCCCAGCCCCAAGCCTCCTGCGCAGCAAAGTATGGGTAGTTCCACAGGGACCTTTCACAACGAACAGGCCCTGAGCTCTGTTTCACGTCCCGGGGGAAACAGCGGCACCAACAGCCCAGTCCCCTCTGCATTCAAAGGCCCTTCCCGCTCTggcactccctctctcagctctctggTGATGCCGAACTCTGCTCCTCTCGCCCGCTCTCTGGGCTTGAGCCACACCTCGGGCTCCCCTCAGACTTCCCTGCCAAGTCAGGCATCCATTGGTGGGCTCCAAGGTCTTCCCCCTAACCTGGCCACCCAGCCCGGAGGCAGCCCTGTCCCACCGTTTCCAGGAATTTCCCCGTTCCCgtccctctcttcttcctctgctttcCCCAGTGGTCAGGCAGCTTCCTCTGTCCCTTCCATGGCCCCTGCTGCTGGGCCGCTGCCCCcgtcttcctctgtcttctcagGCCTTGTCAACACAGGTGCCTCTTCCCCATCCCCCTTCAGCCTTGGACTGACCACTGCCCCCTCCATATTCCCTGGCTTGCCCCCAGGGCCTAGCCCTGCCTTCCCAAGTTTCGGAAGCTCTGGCCCTCCTGCGGCAGGCAGCCCAGTTCTCTCCTCCTTTATGGGACTCCCCGGCACCTCCTCGTCCGTGGCCACAGTGGCCACTCTCCCGGCGGCAGCAGTGGCAGCGGCTGCAGCAGCAGGAGTACCTTCCTCCTCTCCGGTGTTGCCTGGCTTTGCCTCAGCTTTTAGCTCCAACTTCAACCCTACTCTTGTGGGACAAGCAGG GCTGAGTAGTGGTCTTCAGGCCCCGAGCGGGGCTACGTTTCCCGGGCTGCTGTCATTTCCAGGCATGCCTGGCTTCTCTCCAAGCCCCTCTCCTGCAGCTCTGTCTGGTCTCCACAATCCAGCTGTGCAATCTGCTCTGCTTCAG GCTCACACAGCCTCAGCTTTGGAGAGTTACCCTCCTCAACCTAACGGATTCACCAACTACCCACCTGCCCCAGGATCCACGTTCCCCCTACAGCCCGGCCTGCACCCTCAGCTGGGCTGGCAGTGA